GGTACAGTCGGCCTATTCGCTACTTATCTGATTGCTGTAAAATTAGGATTTCAGAATTCACCCTCACTTCATCACGTCATGCAAACAACCTGGTGGATGTGGACCGGAGGCTTACTAGGCGCATTCTACATTCTCACAACTGTTGTTGCTTCTCCTAAAATTGGTTTCGCTAACTTGTTCAGTCTTATGATCGCGGGGCAGATTCTTTTTGCCCTTATCATTGATCATTTCGGTATTCTCGGGACGACGCATACCATAAATACAGCCAGAATACTGGGCGTAACTTTTTTAATTCTTGGCGTATATACAATACAGACACACTAAATCTCGGCTTACATTCCTGTTTAAACAGACTTCTACAGGCAGATCGCGAGATATCATTTGAAATTGCCGTTATTTGATGTATTCTAAACTTTATTCTTTTTAAACAGCAAAAACATCAGACCTAAGAGCCTGATGTTTTATTCTTTGTCTGCGGAACATAAAACATATTGTCCCACAGCCCGTAAAGTCAGTTTCCATTATAGGATTCTACATACCCTTCTGTTCCATGCACACGAATTCGTTGGCCATCCTTGATCAGCTTGGTAGCACTTTCTACTCCGACAACTGCCGGTAAGCCATATTCACGGGCGATAACCGCTCCATGAGTCATCAGTCCACCAACTTCGGTAACTAGTCCTTTAATGGATACAAACAATGGTGTCCAGCTGGGGTCAGTAAAAGAGGTGACCAATATATCCCCGTCTTCCAAACCGGAATCTTCCATATTTAAGATGACACGCGCTCGTCCCTCTATCACTCCGGAAGAAACAGGCAGCCCTGCAATAGCTTCGGCCGGGAGATTTTGTCGTTTATACTCACCTGCGATGATTTCACCATCAGACGTAATAACACGGGGAGGAGTTAGTTTTTCATAGTATTTGTACTCGTCTTTTCGCTGGCGGATGATCTGCCTGGTCGCAAGCTCTGCTTGCTGCCCGGCCAAGCAACCCGGGTAATCCAGTTTATTTGTGCGAACGGCTTCGCGAAGTTCTTCCAGAGTGAGATAATATCTTCCTTTTCATGAATAACACCT
The Acetonema longum DSM 6540 genome window above contains:
- a CDS encoding DMT family transporter codes for the protein MNFMYYLLSFLSGTAISTQAAINGKLLSILASPLLTSTVSFAVGTVGLFATYLIAVKLGFQNSPSLHHVMQTTWWMWTGGLLGAFYILTTVVASPKIGFANLFSLMIAGQILFALIIDHFGILGTTHTINTARILGVTFLILGVYTIQTH